The proteins below come from a single Cricetulus griseus strain 17A/GY chromosome 6, alternate assembly CriGri-PICRH-1.0, whole genome shotgun sequence genomic window:
- the Il1f10 gene encoding interleukin-1 family member 10, whose product MCSLPMARYYIIKDAHQKVLYTRNGQLLVGDPDADNCSAEKICILPNRGLDRSKVPIFLGIQGGSCCLACVETREGPSLKLEDVSIEDLYKGGEQTTRFTFFQRSLGSAFRLEAAACPGWFLCGPVEPQQPVQLTKESEPSTLTEFYFEQSR is encoded by the exons ATGTGCTCCCTTCCCATGGCAAGATACTACAT AATCAAAGACGCACATCAAAAGGTTTTGTACACACGGAATGGGCAGCTGCTGGTGGGAGATCCTGATGCAGACAATTGCAGTGCTG AAAAGATCTGTATCCTTCCTAACCGAGGCCTGGACCGCTCCAAGGTGCCCATCTTCCTGGGGATCCAGGGAGGAAGTTGCTGCCTGGCATGTGTTGAGACAAGAGAGGGGccttccctgaagctggag GATGTGAGCATCGAGGACCTATACAAGGGCGGTGAACAAACCACCCGTTTTACCTTTTTCCAGAGAAGCCTGGGCTCTGCCTTCAGGCTCGAGGCTGCTGCTTGTCCTGGCTGGTTCCTCTGTGGCCCAGTTGAGCCCCAGCAGCCAGTGCAGCTTACCAAAGAGAGTGAACCCTCTACCCTTACTGAGTTCTACTTTGAACAGAGTCGATAG